acttgatatcataatcatgttctcttgatgatcattattctcagttttgtcattgtgacttgctgagctagttagctcatttgtgcgatgttgtttatattctttccagttaaaaaggaaccagttggtaacgaggatccccagtccagcgcgagagctaggggttcaggttgagaaagctgagctagtaggcttcttttggaataatttaagtttgtaaaagttataataaagtttaatactcagtttgagtttgaatgattgggatttgaacggtttgtaatatattagtgtgtttggcttgtgtgcatactttaacctgttgcggtccgtggtagttggtaaattgggtcactgcatatattattattatctttattattgttataagcaggttataaataaggtgtgagtgtggaccccaaacttctgacccaggtttggagggcgccacagttagcatttgcagcggatttaatatcagagtttatgctaacatgttgtttatcagaacttatatcagactttgcatcagactttacactagaaagaattaaagcaactttcttcaaagaaggttttatttgataataatcatagtataaactatgatattccttaaaagtataaatggaatgacATATACTTCCACAATGAatacaaggattttgtggcttcaacctaacagaatgactcttaactcctgacttaggaggtaaagagtttatattcttattcttcctgtaaaaagaagcaagatggttagagtttccacagttataacatttctttctagtagcattaggaacagacatataattattacttttattcacaccttcctttccattactatttttcctagctgccttaaccttgttgacattacttatttctttcagcttatgcttaagctgcttctttgtcattaaacctatgttgacctcagctggtttatcctattctaatttgtcagaagttgacttctccttaacttctgtcataaactctttcatcttttcagaatcagactttacagttttagctacaaacttaacaggatttacctttggcttaacagtttgtttaacaataattggctcaattttttcagttcctttttcacttttatcatctccataacctaagccctctttccagtttccactacttaataaattctgagttgttctgccagagttagtccaagtcctgataatttctttttctttttctaactcagtttttagagatttattcaattttagcaattcatctctaacataaaaagcatcatctctttctttctgagtttgatggaacataactaactctttttctaaataatcattccttttcttaaaagtaagattttcagaagttaatctttcacatgttaaagtttgatctctgtggctaataaacatggttttaagatataatctcaacttagtaatatcatcagtatgaaaggcataagttttttgaggtacctttaattcagcagttccagggctgccatcagcatttgccattaaagcataattcacctcatcttcagaatctgaatagtttgtccagcttttcttctttgtgacaagtgccctgcctttgtcactctttcctttcttgcagtcaagagatatgtatcctttttcaccacaattgtagcatttgatatttgagttatctcctctgtcagactttgcacctttgccttcagattttctgaaacctttcttatcagtacttccacctttctttaAAAACTTCTCTCCccttctgaatttcttgtaggctatctttgtgatacccttcaccataagagcacacaatttcatcatctcttcatcagcatctatttcaggtaaactttcatttttatgaatcatcatcatcagaacttgatgattctgaatcagactttgtgatgaaagcttttcctttgcctttctttgagacaaccactttggggaattcctcctcatccttaagagcaactgtccttgactttctcccatttttcttgcttctttgatccatttcaagttcataagtcttgagcataccataaatttcatcaagagtagtttcatccagagcatagttgtctcttatagtagtagacttcaagtcccaactttcaggaagagctaaaaggaattttagatttgaatcttcaagatcatattccttgtctaccagtgacagatcattcaagagtttgacaaacctgtcatataagtcagttaatgactcatcagcttttgagtcaaagtgctcatactcttgagtgagtatagtcctcatgttcttcttgattgcatcagttccctggcatcttgtctccaaagcatcccatatctcctttgcagtcttgcaatgaattaccctgtttgacatgacattatcaatggcactatgcagcaaatgccttacctttgcatcattggcaatggatgagatatctccagctgtatactcacttttctcctttggtatggtctttgctggctgatctgcaactacaacagagagcttggttggcttatgcggtccttcattaattctgtcaaggtattctggatcagtagcttccagaaacatagccatcttcactttccatatgggatactcagaagatCTCAGTATGGggaccctaatagtctcatatcgactgtggatttgagtgtttttagattcttcagttttggtgggcttggttggattttctgcttcttcagacatgattgtttggatctttactgtatgtgtgttaacagataagctctgataccaattgttaggtcacacaccactatagaagggggttgaatacagtgtagaatacaatcaaatcaatttcgaacacaagtaacagtaaacagatatattcgatataataaactctgttacaatggaactgttctctctcagtgatgaacaaatatcacgagagttgttaggttacaatgtatgatcttcccgataatgataacacatatagtgtaaacctatgtctgtgtttatatagtacacagttacaagataacttctaattgatatggaatataattctgtctcctaaaatatatcaatcagatatcttatactattctttcagtcctctaactctttccatgcatatcttcttttgtattagtctcgatcttctttcctgtaaatcagtttccttccttaactgttagtcctcctgtacttaagttctgatatccatcttctgatatttatcttctgataatctaagttctaatatccttaagttctgacttccagtaagtactgattccagtaagtactgatattttctgtttgttaagatctgaaaactaaacatgaaacatattagatatgacatctcaaatatatctaacaacatgCAAATTAGTCTTCTTTTCATACACAACTACTGTACTTCACTTGTAGATAACATGAGCAGCCTACCATTTTTCTAGGACTCAACCTTGATCTTTTACAACTCAACAGTTGTTGCCTTATTTTTATTACTAATCTTTTACTTTTAGTGTTAGCTGGTGCATGCATGAATGTTTGACCTCAGCTTCTGTGCTTTTTATTCAACACGTACTAAAAACTAGATGTAAATATTTATTAAGGTGGTGGAGAGTTTGaaattctaacactccccctcaaactcgactttgcattccgagcttattttttatttttccaaacACGTCCGGCTTCAACGGCTTAGTGAAAATATCCGCTAAATTTTCTTCTGTCCTGCAGTGTACCAGCTCCACAATTTTCTCGTTCACCTGttctcgaataaaatgatattttataTTGATGCGCTTGTTCCGACTGTGCGACACTGGATTTTTTGCGAGGGAAATAGCAGATTTATTATCCACGTAAATTTTAATCGGACCTTCCGCTACAAGATTTAACTCGCCCAATATGTAGCCTAGCCACATAGCCTGACATGCGCACGCTGCTGCTGCGATGTATTCTGCCTCACATATTGAGAGAGCAACTGTTTGTTGCTTCTTTGAGGACCATGAAAATATCCCTGAACCGATATGAAAAGCATATCCCGAAGTGCTTTTCCCGTCATCCAAATCATCACCATAATCACTGTTTGAGTATCCAACTAATTTTGCATATTGAGAATGAGAATAAAATAATCCATGATCAAGTGTACCTTTAATGTATTTCAAAATTCTTTTAGTTACCATGAAGTGATCTTGTTTTGGTTTCTCCATGTACCTACTAACCAATCCAATTACATACATTATATCTGGACGAGTAAAAGTTAGGTACCTCAGACTTCCAACCAAACTTTTGAACAACGTCGGATTTACCGACTCCCTTGTTGAATCAACTCTGAGCTTTATGCTCGATTCTTCTGGTGTGCTCACTGACTTGCATTCCTCCATTCTAAACTTCTTCAAAATCTGCTCCGCATATTTTTTCCGAGACATAAAAATCCCATCTTTGCTTTGCTTCacctcgactccaagaaagtaTGACATTTGACCAATATATGTCATCTCATATTCAttagtcataactttcttaaaatcatcaaacatacCAGGATTGTTTCCAGTAAAGATTATATCATCCACGTATAAGCCAATGATCATAatatctccccctgaatttgtttTCGTGTAGAGAGCATGCTCATATGGACTCTTCACAAAACCATTTTCGTGAAAATACTCATCAACCCTTGTGTTCCCCGCTCTCGGTGCCTGTTTAAGGCCGTATAAAGATTTTTTTAGCCAGTAGACTTTATCATCCTGGCCTTTCTGAACatatcctggaggttgttcaatgTAGACTTCTTCTTCGACATAACCATTTAGAAATGCCGACTTCACGTCCATTTGAAAAATCTTCCATTAATTTTGAGCGGAAATTGCTGTAAGAAGTCTGATGGTGTCAACTCGTGCAATTGGAGCAAAcacctcatcatagtcaatgccacATCGCTGCTTGTAGCCTTTAGCCACTAGCCTCTCTTTATATTTCTCCACTTCTCCATCCTGATTCGTCTTGGTCTTGTAGACCCACTTGACGCCAATTGCTTTATGTCCTTCTGGAAGATCTGTGAGCTCCCATGTATCATTTTTTTTAATTGCgccaatttcttcatccatggctttgttccatttgctttcttcagaagcttCTTCAAATATAACTGGATAACATtcagccattaaacaaaatagaGAATAATCAAAGGTTGTTTGTACCAAACTTGTTTCTTCATAGATATTATCCAGACTCCGCATCTTTCGTGGTGCTCCCCCTGAACTGCTGCTTCCTCCCACGGATGGTGTCGATCCAGGAGTTTGTTGATTTGGACTTGGTGGAGGAGTTTGATCATCATCTCCGTCATCTTTATTATTGGGGTTGTCACCGTCATCATCATCACCATTAAAGAATAAGCTAGCAACTTTTCTTTCTTCctcgctccatctccagtatTCTGATTCATTgaactcaacatctcgagaaatgattaatttCTTCGTTAAGGGATTGTAGAGTCTATACGCCTTGTTtcttttgtcatatccggtaaagATGCATTTCTCGCCTTTATCATCCAGCTTCTTCCTTTTCTGATCGGGAACGTGGGCATAAGCAATACACCAAAAAATTATGAGATGTCCAACTGATGGTTTGCTCCCGCTCCATGCTTCATTTGGAGTTTTGTTTCTGACACTTTTTGTTGGACAATGATTCAACAAATAAACTGCACATAGAACAGCTTCCGCCCAGAAAGTTCTTGGCAAGTGCTTTGCTTTCACCATACTCCTTGCCATGTCAATAATTATGCGGTTCTTCCTTTCTGTAacgccattttgttgaggagtatatTTCGTTGTCAACTGATGATTTATGCCATGTGCTCTGCAAAAACTTTTAAACAAGTTTGAAGTATACTCGCCTCCTCTGTCTGATCTGAGTATCTTCAAATATTGGTCGCtttatttttctgcaagtgctttgaactccttgaatttatcaagTGCCTCCGATTTTTCTTTGATGATATACACCCAACTtttcctgctaaaatcatcaataaatgttagGTAATACTTATTACCTCCTAGGGATGGAATATCAAACGGACCAGCTATATCTGTGTGAACTATCTCTAATGGCCTCCTGGCTCCCCATGATTTTCCAATGGGAAAACTTTGTCTGTGTTGTTTCCCCTTGAcacatgcttcacacaaattttctGGTTCATTGATTTCTGGCAAGCCGTCCACCATCTTTGTCTTTGACAATAATTTCAAGCCAGAAAATCGAAGATGACCAAATCTTAAATGCCATAACCAtgagtcatttttaatgaccgaCTTCAAACATTTCCGCACCTTTGTCTGCATATTGAGTGCGAATAGGCGATTCTTTGACATCTCTACATTCACGATCAATTCTCGAACATAATTTCTGATGGTTAGAGAATTATCATGCATCTGAATATTATATCCTTTCTCCACAAGTTGGCCAAGAAtgatgatattatttttcaaagcaggtatataataaacatcatttatatactTTTTTCTCACCATTCTTTGACACAATCGTAATTGTACCTTTCCCTTTGAACGGAATCTTTGACGAGTCACCAAAAGTAACTTCTCCGCTGATGGTCTCATCTATCTATGTAAATAAATCTTTTTAACCAGTCATATGATTGTTGGCTACTGAGTCAAGAAACCAAACATTCTTTTTGCTCTCCTCGTCTCCTTTATAAGTGAGGAACATAGCAGTGCCAACGTCTTTATCTTCTTTTACTGCTATAAAGTGACTTCTTTCTTCTACCTTTGGTGCTCTACACTCATAACTAAAATGGCCATATTTATTACAGTTATAGCACTGATATTGAGACTTATCACCTCGTTGTTGATATTCGCCTCATCCTCGGCCTCTTAAATTTTGACCACGACCAGGTGGCTGATACCCTTCAGAATTCTGGCCTCTATTGAAGGACTACCTTCCTCGTCCTCGTCCACCATGATAGCCACCTCTAAATCCATCCCTGCCACGTGCAGAACTGCTACTGCCAGAACTGTCACCAATGGACACCTTACTTTGCAACGCCTTTTCCAAATGGCTTGCATCATCATACTAGTTCATCCGCTGCTCTTGAGCTTGAAGTGAACCTACGAACTCATCAATGGAAATTGTGGACAAGTCATTTGACTCCTCGATAGAAGTAACAACGTAATCAAATTTCCTTGTCAACGAACGGAGTAATTTTTACATCACCCGAACATCGTCGAGACTTTCACCGTTTCTTTTCATCTTGTTTGTTACCGTTTTCAAATGcgtaacaaattcaccaatattttctgAATTCTTCATCTTCAAATTTTTGAACTCCCCGCGTAGCACCTGGAGCCGCGCCTTTTTTACTTTTTTAACTCCTTggaatgatttttgaaaaatcttccACGCTTCTTTGGCCGTTTTTGCTTCGGAAATTTTTTCAAAGGTTGATTCATCAACACCTTGAATAATTATGTACAAtgcctttttatctttttttaAGATCTCCTTTAACGCCGTCTTCTCGGCATTTGGAAGTGCTGCTTCAGCGGCTGCATCAGCGGGCTCGTTGAACCCATTTTCGACAATTTTCCAATTATCGTAAGAACCGAGTAACACCTTCATTTGGATACAATTCCCGTAATTTGTAGACGTCAATTTTGGAATGTTGGGTTGCACCATATTCGCCATTTTTAGGAACGTAACCTTGGCTCGGATACCACTTATTGAAAATGTGAATGGGCTCGATCACATATTTATATTTTTGATTATAAACCAAACACACACttgtatatattaataataataagcTATAACTTTTCTTGGTTACACACAAGGCTACAGCCTTTTTTTTTCTCAGGGAGCTTCAGCTCTTTACAATTCTCACTATCACTGCTATTTCTCACTTGATGTGTTGTAACTTGGAATACACTAGCAAAGCCATATTTATAGGCTTGAATACCCAGACGTCATGGATAACATAACCTATATTTACTACAAGATAGCCCACATATTTGGACTACTgacttatttatatttattagCATATAGACTGTAAAATGCATGCATGTACTTAGTAACTAATAGCAGCTTTTACTTCATCTTCTAGACACATGCAAATTAGCCTTCTTTTCATACACAACTACTGTACTTTACTTATAGATAACATGAGCAGCCTGCCATTTTTCTAGGATTCAACCTTGATCTTTTACAACTCAATAGCCGTTGCCTTATTTTTAATACTAATCTTTTACTTCTAGTGTTAGCTGGTGCATGCATGAATGTTTGACCTCAGCTTTTGTGCTTTTTATTCAACACGTACTAAAAACTAGCTGTAAATATTTATTAAGGTGGTGGAGAGTTTAAAATTCTAACAGCATCAAACCAAAACATTGTTCAACCTGATTTTGGTTCCATCTTCCTAGCTTTTATTTCTTTTCCATAACTATTGTTGCAAATCTACTGCCAATGTCAATCTTAAAATTTCTAGTATGTTTGTTTTGTTTGTTCTCGTTTCGAGCTGTGTCCTCTGATTTTGGTTCCATTGGTGTCAACTATGGTAAAGTGGCTAATGATCTTCCCGATCCTCTTCAAGTTGTAGAGCTTCTTAAATCCAATGGCATTAGCCGTGTTAAAATCTTTGACGCTAATCCTTCTACTGTTTCTGCTTTCGTTGATACGAACATTAAGGTTACAGTTGCTATGCCTAATCAGCTACTATCTGCTGCTGCTGCTAATGCGGGCCAGAATAGTAACATTTTATCCAAGAACCATGATTGAAGCCATCGCTATAGGAAATGAAGTGTTCATGGACCCACAAAACACGCCTTATCTCGTTCCAGCTATGAAAAACATGTTTTCTTCACTGCTAAAACTTGATCCATCCTCTTGCTTTAAAATTTCATCACCTCTTGATTTTAGTGCCTTGGAGAATATTTATCCATCCTCGTCTGTAAATTTTAGGTCCGACTTGATCAAGCCTGTTATTGAACCAATGCTCGAATTTCTTCATCAAACTCGTTCGTATCTTATGGTTAATTTCTACCCTTTCTTCGCTTATAAAGCCAACAAGGATACTATCTCATTGGATTATGCTTTGCTTCGCCCCAACAAGGGAGTTAAAGATCCTGGCAATGGGAATGTTTATATGAGCCTTTTCGAAGCCCAACTTGATGTTGTCTTTGCAGCTCTTGATGCCTTGAATTTTCATGATATAAAATTTGTAGTTTCGGAAACTGGCTGGCCTTCTACAGGCGGGGAAAAGGAATTTGGCGCTGGAGTGGCCAATGCCGCGTTGTATACCGGAAACCTGGTGCGCAGAGTACTCACAGGCGGTGGCACGCACTTAAGGCCTATCAGAATGTGTAAAACACAGTAACAGATTTCATTATATTTGAGAAAATAATGTAGCATTACAGCTTAAGCTTCATGAATGAATGGGAGTGTTCTTATATACTACTGTATTGAATCTTCTACACACTTCTTGAATTATTGCTATACAGAATGTATCTCTATTTTGTAACTGAATTCTGTTATATGAACTATGAGGTGTATCTGATGACAGCAGCTGACAACAGCTTGATGTCATGTGTTTGTAACTAACTTTGGCCCCTGTAGCTTGTTGGATGTGTTCACTGCTGACTTGCTCTTAGACTGGTCTATATAATCAACATCCCCCCGCAAGTTGGGAGTAGTGAACTTATTACAAAAACCCAACTTGGACAATAGAAATTGTAGAGAAGCTGAAGATAAGGACTTGGTGAAGATGTATGCAGGTTATAGAGAGGAGGCAACATGAGATGTCTGAATAACTCCTAGTTGTAACTTCTCACGTACTAAATGACAGTCTATTTCAATGTGTTTCGTACATTCGTGAAACACAGGATTAGATGCAATATACAAGACTGACTTGCTATCATAGATGAGTGTAACTGGTGTGAGATTAAAGTATCCAAATGTTTTGAACAGATTAAGAAGCCAGGTGAGTTCACAGCAGGTATCAGCCATGCACCTATACTCAGCCTCTGCAGAGGAACGAGAAATATTTTGTTGTTTCTTACATTTCCATGAAATGATAGTAGATCCAAACATAACACAATAACCAGTGAGAGACTGTCTTGTATTACTGCAACCACCCCAGTCAGAATCATAAAAAGCTGTGAGCCTAGGAACTGTATTAGCATTCATAAACAATCCTTAACCTACAGTGCCCTTCAAATATCTTACTACCTTGTAAGCTGCTGTAAGGTGATCTATCCTTGGCTTAGAAATGAATTGAGACAGGACCTGAACTGAATAAGCAAGGTTAGGCCTAGTAATAGTGAGGTATATCAATCTACCAACTAACCTCCTGTATAAGAAAATGTCAGAATCTGATAGCAAATCACTTGAACTTTTATTTAAGGTGTGATTTTGTTCCATAAGCACTTTGGATGGTTTGGCAGATAACAGACCTGTATCATATAAGATGTCCAGAGTGTATTTCTATGGTGCAAATAGATGCCAAATGAAGACCTGGCAGCTTCAATACCCGAAAAATACTTTAAAGCCCCTAAATCCTTGACTTTGAATGCAAAGGCCATATACTTGATGATCTGCTGAATAAGTTCCTTGTTGGTGCCAGTGATTAAgatgtcatcaacatatactaAAACAGCAATAAACTAACTGCCAGACTTGTAGGTGAACAGCCTGTTATCGGCATGACATTGAACAAAGCCATATTGTAATAATGTTTTGTAGAATTTAGTAAACCAGCACCTGGGAGCTTGTCTGAGCCCATAGATACACCTTCTGAGCTTGCAAACCCACCCTGATAGATCAGTAATCTTATTGACAGCTGGTAGAGAAGACAGGTGAGCATAACCAGGTGGAATCCTCATAAACACTTCTTCACTTAAGTCACCATACAGAAAAGCATTGGTGACATCAAGTTGAGTCACGACCCAGTTCTGAGAAGCAGCTAGAACAATAAGAAGTCTCACTGTTGTCATTTTggcaacatgagcaaatgttttaaaataatctaagCCAAAAGTCTGTGTGAACCCCTTTGCCACCAACCTTGCTTTGTATCTGTCAACACTTCCATCAGGTAAAAACTTAATCTTAAACAACCATTTACAATCAACAATGTGTTGATTAGCAGGCCTAGGTACCAATTCCCAAGTTTGATTGGATTCCATAGCAGAAATCTCAAGTTTCATGGCATTGAGTCAGTTAGCATCAGTAGCAGCCTGTTTGTAAGTATAAGGTATAGGTGTTGCAGCAGTAGCACACAAGAATTTGGAGTAGGAAGGAGTAAAAGCATGGTAAGAGAGATATCTGTGAATAGGATAAGTACCTGTTTGAGATAGAGATGAGCCAGAGATGGTG
The sequence above is drawn from the Apium graveolens cultivar Ventura chromosome 2, ASM990537v1, whole genome shotgun sequence genome and encodes:
- the LOC141690146 gene encoding uncharacterized protein LOC141690146 codes for the protein MANMVQPNIPKLTSTNYGNCIQMKVLLGSYDNWKIVENGFNEPADAAAEAALPNAEKTALKEILKKDKKALYIIIQGVDESTFEKISEAKTAKEAWKIFQKSFQGVKKVKKARLQVLRGEFKNLKMKNSENIGEFVTHLKTVTNKMKRNGESLDDVRVISGSSSSARGRDGFRGGYHGGRGRGSYECRAPKVEERSHFIAVKEDKDVGTAMFLTYKGDEESKKNIDETISGEVTFGDSSKIPFKGKGTITIVSKNGEKKTKVRKCLKSVIKNDSWLWHLRFGHLRFSGLKLLSKTKMVDGLPEINEPENLCEACVKGKQHRQSFPIGKSWGARRPLEIVHTDIAGPFDIPSLGGNKYYLTFIDDFSRKSWVYIIKEKSEALDKFKEFKALAEK